In a single window of the Pocillopora verrucosa isolate sample1 chromosome 4, ASM3666991v2, whole genome shotgun sequence genome:
- the LOC131769466 gene encoding cyclic AMP-dependent transcription factor ATF-6 alpha-like yields MMSQTELLAWSESDTKFFADNLLGVEDWGDSITDVKFDPDELFGGGEDNDMELEGKGDHLSEFLSSLGDSSSSSIIEDFDFPSGVCIKEEPLSPSSSNSSCVSLPSSPENQFLINGEGSPVHQPNADFELSQTSLLPASPSTIKTEATLAPLACNVKQEKIPMQSCGVKSIQPMPVVTAVPVSIQKAQIGQHASTKPAGGIPVYIPCTGSLPSNGVVSVVVGKNVNSTLPKAVNVGITRSSTTSPETDAKLLKRQQRMIKNRESACLSRKKKKEYLQSLETKVKEISNINESLRMQNEGLKRRVNELEVENALLRSKHPELTSTIKKSTCVLAVVLFVALNVGPFSNLKEQWKFNKADLLPGSVVRHGRALLNYQGDGDGSDLDKPLVFSPVNKRRGRQPFAKADPSMLNTSHKKSSLLKSRNAERKDLMVIRNKWDFLADSRQKRRNLKRKERNPKSRRKIAEKQHNATLDEDQFYCPSNLNKTEVNRINEALEGWVKRYENQQILKQKKQKRQQTKMQSVIKELALRLASNCTSEAKRKISRHKFSRKHNTASTHEVQLFQRANKFKTFEEEINKKSDTLYIVSFRGDHLVFPATEYNATQRPKMSFMIMAPPNRTEWQHNNARKTDLVTMMQIDCQVMDTKFINIKKSSIPMPHPDSSSFGTSTPVSVPHDFSAPSGNTFVKPAK; encoded by the exons ATGATGTCTCAGACAGAACTTTTAGCTTGGTCGGAGTCGGACACGAAATTTTTTGCCGACAATCTGTTGGGAGTTGAAGATTGGG GAGACTCTATCACAGACGTAAAATTTGACCCAGACGAGTTATTTGGTGGGGGAGAAGATAACGATATGGAACTGGAG GGCAAAGGAGATCACCTCAGTgaatttttatcaagtttagGCGACTCTTCTTCCTCTTCGATTATTGAAGATTTCGATTTTCCTTCAG GTGTTTGCATCAAAGAAGAACCTCTCTCTCCTTCCTCCTCAAACTCTTCTTGTGTTTCTCTTCCAAGTTCACCAGAAAACCAG tttttgatTAATGGAGAGGGTTCACCAGTTCATCAGCCAAATGCAGATTTTGAATTATCGCAGACAAGCCTACTTCCTGCAAGTCCTTCTACCATTAAGACAGAAGCAACTCTCGCACCACTTGCATGCAATgtcaaacaagagaaaataccCATGCAGTCATGTGGTGTCAAATCCATCCAACCTATGCCAGTGGTTACAGCTGTACCTGTCAGTATTCAGAAGGCACAGATTGGACAACATGCTTCGACAAAACCTGCCGGAG GTATTCCTGTATATATTCCTTGTACTGGTTCACTACCAAGCAATGGTGTTGTGTCAGTTGTAGTTGGG AAGAATGTTAATTCTACATTACCCAAAGCAGTAAATGTTGGCATCACAAGGTCGAGTACTACCTCCCCAGAAACTGAT gcaaaacttttgaaaagacaacagagaatgataaaaaatagaGAATCTGCATGCTTATccagaaagaagaagaaagag TATCTACAAAGCCTTGAAACTAAAGTAAAGGAGATCTCAAACATAAATGAATCATTACGAATGCAAAATGAAGGCTTAAAAAGAAGGGTCAATGAACTGGAAGTAGAG AACGCACTGTTGCGTAGCAAACACCCAGAGTTGACCAGCACCATTAAGAAATCCACTTGTGTTTTGGCTGTTGTTCTGTTTGTGGCTCTAAATGTTGGTCCCTTCAG CAACCTCAAGGAACAATGGAAATTTAACAAAGCAGATCTGCTACCAGGCTCAGTCGTCCGTCATGGAAGAGCTCTTCTCAATTACCAAGGAGATGGGGATGGTAGTGACCTTGATAAACCACTGGTGTTTAGCCCTGTCAATAAACGTCGTGGAAGGCAACCATTTGCCAAGGCTGACCCCAGCATGCTCAACACATCTCACAAAAAGTCTTCACTGCTAAAGAGTAGAAATGCAGAGAGGAAGGACTTGATGGTGATCAGGAACAAGTGGGACTTCCTTGCTGATTCAAGGCAGAAGAGaaggaatttaaaaagaaaggaaaggaatcCTAAGTCAAGGAGAAAGATTGCTGAGAAACAGCATAATGCAACATTGGATGAAGATCAGTTTTACTGCCCAAGCAATTTAAACAAGACTGAAGTGAACAG gATAAATGAGGCTCTTGAAGGCTGGGTAAAGAGATATGAAAATCAGCAGatcttaaaacagaaaaaacaaaagcgtcAGCAGACCAAG atgCAATCTGTCATCAAAGAGCTTGCCTTAAGACTGGCATCAAACTGCACATCAGAGGCCAAGCGAAAAATTAGCAG GCACAAGTTTTCACGGAAACACAATACTGCTTCTACACATGAAGTACAATTATTCCAAAGGGCCAATAA ATTCAAAACTTTTGAGGAAGAAATTAACAAGAAATCAGACACTTTGTACATAGTTTCTTTTCGGGGG GATCATTTGGTATTTCCTGCCACCGAATACAATGCAACACAAAGGCCTAAGATGTCATTCATGATTATGGCACCACCCAACA GAACGGAGTGGCAGCATAATAACGCCAGGAAAACTGACTTAGTCACTATGATGCAAATCGACTGCCAAGTTATGGACACGAAATTTATCAACATCAAGAAGTCAAGCATTCCCATGCCCCACCCCGATAGTTCTTCTTTTGGCACCTCGACACCAGTCTCCGTCCCTCACGATTTTAGCGCTCCTTCTGGGAATACTTTCGTGAAACCCGCGAAATAA
- the LOC131769462 gene encoding major yolk protein, with the protein MKALVLSLFLLIALVHGFPANLGIKTPTKDSDQDWKFQDWKAKWGKIKKLGGLMKQDDQAGMSVIRWCVTNPYEMKKCERMAMEFNYKVQPRMQWSCVMASCKESCMKEIQNENADIMTAEGDEIYTAGKMHNLKPIMVEKEDYDGVPNYDTKFKNFEEADGTLKHYSVALIRKSTTGINSFQDLSQKKSCHPGVDSKAGFKSPVCSLIKKDIVPEVGNVYECAGEFFSDSCLPGVQHDKFNPNMTNPESLCKLCKGELDKDEEFCKTLSDKEPYYGCDGALKCLQDGKGDVAFFHTRDILMKYDTFSREFDIVCKNGKRTLTWQNFKTPECRLTEEHPQVLMVNGKKPKDWIKKCVDALTDASTKFSSPTSGEFGLFDSTPYCTKDDSDEKGSELTDGLFKWDENVMKKKDLIFKDYSGSLKPIPEKKRTYEDFLGNEMVGVWKTCEQLEPKPRAFICVVGDDQMKKCQDMITKFQTITEVKKVSWGCIEAPSKKECVEMVAYGQADMVDLDAIEMFVAGMDFNLAPFVAENYKDKDPMTESITIGVMRKDIKNDLPEMKGLKMCNGGVDKLSGFLHPMGWLMANGTVPRGPTPLEAIGKYFGKSCVPGIDKMDLTSHPLLSRTLNWKGMLKDKIVRWEDWFSAPLWRLWKDKQDGKSVDYIAMHKIEDFQCPEFKAMIEEMGSFNPHMRKHYTPMIHEILEKTGKDFKWENYEGLKDFYGFKMPEWKMIGWVWHKPEDWTEEQWAFFLMWAERSWDQKEDLAFYVEKWTDEDWKTFKTWMDAEFQDYQTYDKSLHKDTFIRLTLLCSRYYWLLNEWKNLQYDDIDMRQYREKLCDLCAGQGDEKCSMDPSVEDYYGYQGALKCLEKKHGNVAFIDAYTFDDTIKENSYSKDDFVLLCPDGKTVEYTGADSYEKCNFGRVPSHALVTCNMHDGIWRWKVTKALLEAQKVVPQPVFKDCIFSKNMESLTPIPFVNQTYQVRLGPMFLRAMESLVQPPVKVKEMKYYADDCLGEECDGDEEDRPACDDCLEGDNMCLENCWDEEPVEIEKLPFQQNDRPMFQGFQIPKKPDYLKITGKLGGKKILMGGVKKITLWKPKSRKSRQIMGKMQTSTMEFGMKGHMNHHDHMRSMDGFMMGSRPGMRLMKHGVMPTMQGRMFPHPKMSAGPKKFGMKHMMKFGPMMTSGVDKIYKTPSKVMGMHPFKPSSKSMMITMKMMGKQQFMNEPMHGGKMVNHFMETGPLMHSRKSIRGEFYTNVIFVRDGTCNTIVHDLTCFGEKRIIRMKAGRVSQTPISVPMCPRPTVFKNTTAVFTCDNGASFVKPISLPLKCAYAPCKPGFWLPDWSNDQYWQGDNSYTGGDHWGNKPWWMLARRQENDNWFLAARDENRVFKNFQKGKH; encoded by the exons ATGAAGGCTCTCGTACTTTCGCTGTTTCTTCTGATCGCGCTGGTTCATGGGTTCCCAG CAAACCTGGGAATCAAAACACCGACGAAGGATTCGGACCAGGACTGGAAATTTCAAGACTGGAAGGCGAAATGGGGAAAGATAAAGAAATTGGGAGGACTAATGAAACAGGACGACCAAGCTGGTATGTCAGTGATTCGTTGGTGCGTCACCAACCCTTACGAAATGAAGAAGTGCGAAAGAATGGCGATGGAATTCAACTACAAAGTCCAGCCTCGGATGCAATGGAGCTGCGTAATGGCGTCATGCAAAGAATCGTGCATGAAGgagattcaaaatgaaaatgcaGACATCATGACTGCCGAAGGTGACGAGATTTACACGGCCGGGAAGATGCACAACTTAAAGCCGATCATGGTTGAAAAGGAGGACTATGACGGGGTTCCCAACTATGATACGAAGTTTAAGAATTTTGAAGAAGCCGACGGTACCCTCAAGCATTATTCCGTTGCTTTGATTAGGAAGTCCACCACCGGTATCAACAGTTTCCAAGACTTGAGTCAGAAGAAATCATGTCACCCTGGCGTGGACTCAAAAGCCGGTTTCAAGTCCCCGGTTTGTTCGCTGATAAAGAAAGACATCGTACCCGAAGTCGGAAATGTGTACGAGTGCGCCGGGGAGTTTTTCAGTGACAGCTGCCTACCTGGCGTGCAACACGACAAATTCAACCCCAACATGACAAACCCGGAATCTCTGTGCAAGTTATGCAAAG GAGAACTAGATAAAGATGAGGAGTTCTGCAAGACCCTCTCAGACAAGGAGCCCTACTATGGATGTGACGGGGCACTGAAGTGCCTTCAAGACGGAAAAGGCGATGTGGCTTTCTTCCACACGCGCGATATTTTGATGAAGTACGACACATTTTCAAGAGAGTTTGATATCGTTTGCAAGAACGGGAAGCGTACTTTGACATGGCAAAACTTCAAGACACCAGAATGTCGTCTAACTGAGGAACATCCCCAG GTTTTGATGGTAAATGGTAAGAAACCGAAGGACTGgataaaaaaatgtgttgatGCTCTCACCGACGCCTCAACAAAATTCTCGTCACCAACCAGCGGTGAGTTTGGTCTGTTTGACTCCACCCCATATTGCACGAAGGATGACAGTGATGAGAAAGGAAGCGAGCTGACGGACGGGCTATTCAAGTGGGACGAAAATGTCATGAAGAAAAAGGACCTAATCTTCAAAGACTATTCTGGTTCTCTGAAACCCATTCCAGAG aaaaaaagaacctacgaagatttccttggcaatgAAATGGTCGGTGTGTGGAAAACCTGCGAGCAGTTAGAGCCCAAACCCCGCGCTTTCATCTGTGTTGTTGGAGACGACCAAATGAAAAAATGCcaggatatgatcaccaaatTCCAAACGATAACTG AGGTCAAAAAAGTGTCCTGGGGCTGTATAGAGGCACCTTCTAAGAAAGAGTGCGTAGAAATGGTGGCTTATGGCCAAGCTGATATGGTCGATCTTGACGCGATCGAAATGTTCGTGGCAGGAATGGATTTCAATCTGGCTCCTTTTGTTGCGGAGAATTACAAGGA TAAAGATCCAATGACAGAAAGTATCACCATCGGTGTCATGCGCAAAGACATCAAGAACGATCTTCCAGAGATGAAGGGTTTGAAAATGTGCAATGGAGGTGTGGACAAACTCAGTGGATTCCTGCACCCTATGGGCTGGCTTATGGCTAATGGCACCGTACCAAGAGGACCCACGCCTTTGGAAGCAATTGG aaaataCTTTGGCAAGAGCTGCGTGCCCGGTATTGACAAAATGGACCTCACCTCTCACCCACTGCTTTCACGCACACTGAACTGGAAAGGCATGCTCAAAGACAAGATTGTAAGATGGGAGGACTGGTTCAGTGCCCCTCTCTGGCGTTTGTGGAAAGACAAGCAGGACGGTAAAAGTGTCGACTACATAGCCATGCACAAGATCGAGGACTTTCAATGTCCAGAGTTTAAGGCGATGATTGAAGAAATGGGCTCTTTCAATCCACACATGCGTAAACACTACACACCGATGATTCATGAGATCCTTGAGAAG ACTGGGAAGGATTTCAAGTGGGAAAACTACGAAGGCTTGAAAGATTTCTATGGCTTTAAGATGCCTGAGTGGAAGATGATCGGGTGGGTGTGGCACAAACCTGAAGACTGGACAGAAGAGCAATGGGCGTTCTTCCTGATGTGGGCCGAGCGCTCCTGGGATCAAAAGGAAGACTTGGCGTTTTACGTTGAGAAGTGGACGGATGAAGACTGGAAGACATTTAAGACCTGGATGGACGCAGAGTTTCAAGATTACCAAACATATGACAAGTCTTTACATAAGGATACTTTTATCAG ACTTACCCTCTTGTGCTCTCGTTACTATTGGCTGTTGAATGAATGGAAGAACCTCCAGTATGACGACATCGACATGAGACAATACCGTGAAAAGTTGTGTGATCTCTGTGCTGGCCAAGGTGACGAGAAATGCTCCATGGATCCTAGCGTCGAAGATTACTACGGCTACCAAGGAGCATTGAAGTGCCTCGAGAAGAAACATGGCAATGTTGCTTTCATCGATGCCTACACTTTTGACGATaccatcaaagaaaattctTATAGTAAAGACGACTTTGTTCTCTTGTGCCCTGATGGTAAAACTGTAGAGTACACTGGAGCTGATTCTTATGAAAAATGCAACTTTGGTCGTGTACCTTCCCATGCACTCGTCACCTGTAACATGCACGATGGCATATGGCGATGGAAGGTTACCAAAGCCTTGCTTGAAGCTCAGAAAGTCGTGCCACAACCGGTATTCAAAGATTGCATATTCAGCAAGAACATGGAGAGCTTGACACCTATACCATTTGTCAACCAGACCTACCAAGTAAGACTTGGCCCGATGTTCCTTCGTGCCATGGAAAGCCTCGTGCAACCACCAG TTAAagtgaaagaaatgaaatactaCGCTGATGATTGCCTTGGGGAAGAATGCGACGGAGATGAAGAGGACAGGCCCGCCTGTGATGATTGTCTAGAGGGTGACAACATGTGTCTTGAGAACTGCTGGGATGAAGAACCCGTAGAAATAGAAAAACTGCCTTTCCAACAGAACGACAGACCAATGTTCCAAGGCTTTCAGATTCCTAAGAAACCTGACTATCTAAAAATAACAGGAAAACTCGGAGGGAAGAAGATCCTGATGGGTGGTGTGAAAAAGATTACTCTTTGGAAGCCAAAATCCCGGAAAAGCCGTCAGATTATGGGCAAAATGCAAACGAGTACGATGGAATTCGGCATGAAAGGACATATGAATCACCATGATCATATGAGATCCATGGATGGGTTTATGATGGGTTCTCGGCCTGGCATGCGACTTATGAAGCACGGAGTGATGCCAACAATGCAAGGAAGGATGTTTCCACATCCAAAGATGTCTGCCGGACCAAAAAAGTTCGGTATGAAACATATGATGAAGTTTGGACCCATGATGACATCTGGCGTGGACAAAATATACAAGACGCCTTCAAAAGTGATGGGAATGCATCCTTTCAAGCCTTCGTCCAAGTCAATGATGATTACGATGAAGATGATGGGCAAACAGCAGTTCATGAACGAGCCAATGCATGGCGGTAAAATGGTCAACCATTTCATGGAAACTGGTCCACTGATGCACAGTCGCAAATCCATTCGCGGCGAGTTTTACACCAACGTGATCTTTGTCCGTGATGGTACCTGTAACACAATTGTTCATGACCTTACCTGCTTTGGAGAGAAGAGGATCATAAGAATGAAAGCTGGACGTGTCAGCCAAACTCCTATCTCTGTCCCCATGTGTCCACGACCTACTGTCTTTAAGAACACCACCGCCGTATTTACGTGCGACAATGGTGCCAGCTTTGTAAAGCCCATTTCTCTTCCCTTGAAATGCGCCTATGCGCCTTGCAAACCAGGATTCTGGCTTCCTGATTGGTCAAATGATCAGTACTGGCAAGGAGACAACTCGTATACTGGCGGCGATCACTGGGGAAACAAGCCTTGGTGGATGCTTGCCAGGCGACAGGAAAATGACAACTGGTTCTTGGCAGCACGAGACGAGAATCGCGtgtttaaaaatttccaaaaggGCAAACACTAA
- the LOC131769469 gene encoding uncharacterized protein isoform X1, with the protein MEKYVRIVQKLTSLNIKLVAVDFDQTIINMHTCGVWQFSSKSLVPRVRPSFKQFFKAALSCGDLHVAIVTKSPQISLIREVMEQALPECDTSRIHYRGADGEWKEVKGVSKEGKQQHIQSVIQQIEKDHKVKIKREEVILLDDDETNISEARNSKMKTLLVKGDDSLDELLEARYWSQVSSL; encoded by the exons ATGGAGAAATATGTCAGGATTGTTCAAAAGCTTACTTCGTTAAACATCAAATTAGTAGCAGTGGACTTTGATCAAACGATTATCAATATGCATACGTGCGGTGTGTGGCAATTTTCTAGTAAAAGTCTTGTTCCTCGTGTGCGGCCGTCTTTCAAGCAGTTCTTCAAGGCGGCGTTGAGTTGTGGCGACTTGCACGTAGCGATAGTGACTAAATCGCCGCAGATTTCTCTTATACGTGAGGTTATGGAGCAAGCTTTGCCTGAATGTGACACCAGTAGAATACATTATAGAGGCGCAGATGGAGAATGGAAGGAAGTGAAAGGAGTTTCGAAGGAAG GAAAACAACAGCACATTCAGTCTGTGATTCAACAGATTGAAAAAGACCacaaagtgaaaattaaaaggGAGGAAGTTATTCTCTTAGACGATGATGAAACAAACATTTCGGAGGCAAGGAATAGTAAAATGAAAACACTTCTTGTGAAAGGAGATGATAGCCTTGATGAGCTCCTGGAAGCAAG GTATTGGAGTCAAGTATCTTCCCTTTGA
- the LOC131769469 gene encoding uncharacterized protein isoform X2 → MEKYVRIVQKLTSLNIKLVAVDFDQTIINMHTCGVWQFSSKSLVPRVRPSFKQFFKAALSCGDLHVAIVTKSPQISLIREVMEQALPECDTSRIHYRGADGEWKEVKGVSKEGKQQHIQSVIQQIEKDHKVKIKREEVILLDDDETNISEARNSKMKTLLVKGDDSLDELLEARYR, encoded by the exons ATGGAGAAATATGTCAGGATTGTTCAAAAGCTTACTTCGTTAAACATCAAATTAGTAGCAGTGGACTTTGATCAAACGATTATCAATATGCATACGTGCGGTGTGTGGCAATTTTCTAGTAAAAGTCTTGTTCCTCGTGTGCGGCCGTCTTTCAAGCAGTTCTTCAAGGCGGCGTTGAGTTGTGGCGACTTGCACGTAGCGATAGTGACTAAATCGCCGCAGATTTCTCTTATACGTGAGGTTATGGAGCAAGCTTTGCCTGAATGTGACACCAGTAGAATACATTATAGAGGCGCAGATGGAGAATGGAAGGAAGTGAAAGGAGTTTCGAAGGAAG GAAAACAACAGCACATTCAGTCTGTGATTCAACAGATTGAAAAAGACCacaaagtgaaaattaaaaggGAGGAAGTTATTCTCTTAGACGATGATGAAACAAACATTTCGGAGGCAAGGAATAGTAAAATGAAAACACTTCTTGTGAAAGGAGATGATAGCCTTGATGAGCTCCTGGAAGCAAGGTACAGATAG
- the LOC131769457 gene encoding mast/stem cell growth factor receptor-related protein Kit-like, whose amino-acid sequence METLLRIITMIILMLHHKRSQVSAHSLRGRNVHGHWLLNGSDPDVSFSSSVRFAKGRCPRTKAADFFAEQSYATVPTTNIADCDFTIAFWMKIPGHHDDILRNTAVFTAISTDSNPLFLSLSKQTAGKIHFICGQMLGSNGDSFTRLIISTGQIHFDQWTHLAATCQEKKISLYIDGEEQIDLIERNTSNLFFNYLSSMAEQSSLNKLYYIGGLPSKGGLSIRGVKFFGSVMDLHVIGVAFTPDEIYDLYKDHALVINVTLTDAKGDIVNVEWEPPSCPANIKMYFVHYREIETKDWNAIAVFSNVTSYDLQLQSYKEYEITVTTRDIDKDIPRKLWRVRTQGVNQTILVNPDEQNNNTSYKDKKRLKALIITGSVAAVFAVAVGLFCYRRRQLRSVLEQRPLSKSKSKIVHLLQSEVIPERVTLLEELGQGAFGKVHKGVLRELPKSEVFYKPKRERINEVSRETVVAVKVLLDTASNEDKKQFLQEIEFMKKIGSHRNVLSMIGYWERSGPIMLILEYVPHGDLLQWLRNKRQYISSHQYAVGDQTPFTCEQRNNGATRIIGMPRRNQLIEDDKETRLNENAISLDSEKTEKNAIRLSEANISFSLGNEQYGNNNEGLSAEDLLCFAWQITQGMDYLASRGFVHRDLAARNVLLGEGRTVKIADFGLLRRTYGEIYEVNQMKKLPIKWSAPEALLYGRYTSKSDVWSFGVLLWEMATMGGIPYPGISNKEVYNLLKTGYRMDKPDMCSDEIYKLMLECWKEDPCERPTFRDVIKTLEEMMTKDTPYYDFDKLDENDACYEQFISDSSDTCDPDTRL is encoded by the exons ATGGAGACACTTCTCAGGATCATAACGATGATAATACTTATG CTTCACCATAAAAGATCGCAAGTATCCGCTCACTCGCTACGAG GGCGCAATGTTCACGGGCATTGGTTGTTAAACGGTTCAGACCCAGACGTGAG TTTCTCCAGTTCTGTGAGATTTGCAAAAGGACGCTGTCCACGTACCAAGGCGGCAGACTTCTTCGCGGAGCAATCCTACGCGACAGTACCCACTACAAATATCGCTGACTGTGATTTCACAATTGCGTTCTGGATGAAAATCCCCGGCCATCATGATGACATCCTACGTAACACAGCAGTATTCACAGCCATCAGCACTGACAGTAATCCACTTTTCCTATCATTATCAAAGCAGACGGCGGGAAAGATCCATTTTATTTGTGGACAGATGTTGGGCTCCAATGGCGATTCCTTTACCAGGCTAATCATTTCGACGGGACAAATACACTTTGACCAATGGACTCACCTGGCTGCAACttgccaagagaaaaaaattagtctGTACATTGATGGAGAGGAACAAATAGACTTAATCGAAAGAAACACCTCTAATTTATTCTTCAACTATCTTTCAAGTATGGCAGAGCAGAGTAGCTTGAACAAGTTGTATTACATTGGAGGTTTGCCATCCAAAGGAGGACTTAGCATTAGAGGTGTAAAGTTCTTTGGATCGGTAATGGATCTTCACGTCATTGGAGTAGCATTTACTCCAGACGAGATTTACGACTTATACAAGG ATCACGCACTAGTCATAAACGTCACATTAACTGATGCAAAGGGAGACATTGTTAACGTCGAGTGGGAGCCGCCGTCATGTCCGGCAAACATCAAGATGTATTTTGTCCACTACAGGGAAATCGAGACCAAAGACTGGAATGCAATTGCTGTTTTTTCAAATGTAACTTCTTATGATCTTCAGCTACAATCCTACAAGGAGTATGAAATTACTGTTACCACGAGAGACATTGATAAAGATATCCCTCGTAAACTATGGAGGGTCAGAACTCAAGGAG TTAACCAAACCATTCTAGTAAATCCTGACGAGCAAAATAACAACACCAgttacaaagacaaaaaaagattaaaagctCTAATAATCACTGGGAGTGTCGCAGCTGTGTTTGCGGTAGCTGTCGGCTTGTTTTGCTACAGAAGAAGACAACTTCGTTCTGTTTTGgagcaaag ACCGCTTTCAAAGTCAAAATCTAAAATCGTTCACTTATTGCAATCGGAAGTGATCCCCGAGAGGGTAACTCTGTTAGAAGAACTGGGACAGGGAGCTTTTGGAAAAGTTCACAAAGGAGTCTTGAGAGAGTTACCAAAATCTGAAGTCTTCTATAAACCAAAGAGGGAAAGAATCAACGAAGTGAGCAGAGAAACTGTTGTTGCTGTCAAAGTGTTACTTG ATACAGCGAGCaatgaagataaaaaacagtttctgcaagaaattgaatttatgaagaaaattgGTTCTCACAGGAATGTGCTAAGCATGATTGGCTACTGGGAAAGGTCAGGACCAATTATGCTTATCCTCGAGTACGTTCCGCATGGAGATCTTCTTCAGTGGCTACGAAACAAAAGACAG TATATTTCTTCGCATCAATATGCCGTAGGCGACCAAACTCCGTTTACTTGTGAACAGCGAAACAATGGGGCAACACGAATAATTGGCATGCCAAGGAGAAATCAGTTGATAGAAGATGATAAAGAAACTCGCTTGAATGAAAACGCAATTTCATTGGATTccgagaaaactgagaaaaatgcGATCCGTCTTAGCGAGGCGAACATCAGCTTTTCCCTTGGCAATGAACAATACGGAAATAATAATGAAGGCCTTTCCGCCGAAGATCTTCTTTGCTTTGCGTGGCAAATAACTCAGGGAATG GATTACTTGGCCAGCAGAGGATTTGTTCATCGTGATCTGGCTGCCCGTAATGTTCTTCTCGGTGAGGGCAGAACTGTTAAAATTGCTGACTTTGGACTGTTACGTCGCACGTATGGGGAAATATACGAAGTGAACCAGATGAAAAAACTGCCAATCAAATGGTCAGCACCGGAAGCGCTACTTTACGGCAGATATACCTCCAAAAGTGACGT GTGGTCTTTCGGAGTTCTGTTGTGGGAAATGGCTACTATGG GTGGCATTCCATATCCTGGCATTAGCAATAAAGAGGTATACAATCTTCTCAAGACTGGATATCGGATGGACAAACCAGACATGTGTTCTGACGAAAT ATACAAGTTAATGCTGGAATGCTGGAAGGAAGATCCTTGCGAAAGACCGACATTCAGGGACGTGATTAAAACGCTGGAGGAAATGATGACTAAAGACACTCCTTATTACGACTTCGACAAACTGGACGAGAATGATGCTTGTTACGAACAATTCATTTCTGACAGCAGTGACACTTGCGATCCAGATACTCGGTTATAA